The following proteins are co-located in the Callithrix jacchus isolate 240 chromosome 10, calJac240_pri, whole genome shotgun sequence genome:
- the OR5T3 gene encoding olfactory receptor 5T3 → MDKLSSGLDIHRIPLKNKTEVTMFILTGFTDDFGLQVFLFLLFLAIYLFTLIGNLGLVVLVIEDSRLHNPMYYFLSVLSFLDVCYSTVVTPKMLVNFLAKNKSISFTGCATQMLLFVAFGTTECFLLAAMAYDRYVAIYNPLLYSVSMSPRVYVPLITVSYVAGILHATIHTVATFSLSFCGSNEIQHVFCDMPPLLAISCSDTHINQLLLFYFVGFIEIVTILIVLISYGFILLAILKIHSAEGRHKVFSTCGSHLTGVTIYHGTILFSYMRPSSSYASDHDMIVSIFYTIVIPMLNPIIYSLRNKDVKGAIKRLPVRNWFIYKLHL, encoded by the coding sequence atggaCAAGCTGTCATCAGGTTTGGATATACACAGGATTCCACTGAAGAACAAAACCGAAGTCACCATGTTTATATTGACAGGCTTCACAGATGACTTTGGGCTGCAAGTCTTCCTATTTTTACTATTTCTTGCAATCTATCTGTTTACTTTAATAGGCAATTTAGGGCTGGTTGTATTGGTCATTGAGGATTCCCGGCTCCACAACCCCATGTACTATTTTCTTAGTGTTTTATCATTCTTGGATGTCTGCTATTCCACAGTTGTCACTCCAAAAATGTTGGTCAATTTCCTGgcaaaaaataaatccatttcATTTACTGGATGTGCAACACAGATGCTTCTCTTTGTTGCTTTTGGAACCACAGAATGCTTTCTCTTGGCTGCAATGGCTTATGATCGCTATGTAGCCATCTACAACCCACTCCTGTATTCAGTGAGCATGTCACCCAGAGTCTACGTGCCCCTCATCACTGTTTCCTATGTTGCTGGCATTTTACATGCTACTATACATACGGTGGCTACATTTAGCTTGTCCTTCTGTGGATCCAATGAAATTCAGCATGTCTTTTGTGATATGCCTCCTCTCCTTGCTATTTCTTGTTCTGACACCCACATAAACCAGCTTCTACTCTTCTACTTTGTGGGCTTTATTGAGATAGTCACTATCCTGATTGTTCTGATCTCCTATGGTTTCATTCTGCTGGCCATTCTGAAGATACATTCTGCTGAGGGAAGGCATAAGGTGTTCTCTACATGTGGCTCTCACCTAACTGGAGTGACAATTTATCATGGAACAATTCTCTTCAGTTATATGAGACCAAGTTCTAGTTATGCTTCAGACCATGACATGATAGTGTCAATATTTTACACCATTGTGATTCCCATGCTGAATCCCATCATCTACAGTTTGAGGAACAAAGATGTAAAGGGGGCAATCAAAAGATTGCCTGTGAGAAACTGGTTCATATATAAATTACATCTTTAA
- the LOC100410857 gene encoding olfactory receptor 5T2: MNCNFMTIFKFTLDLNMKNVTEVNVFVLKGFTDNLELQITFFFLFLAIYILTLMGNLGLIVLVTGYSQLHNPMYYFLSVLSFLDACYSTVVTPKMLVNFLAKNKSISFTGCATQMLLLITFGTTECFLLAAMAYDRYVAIYNPLLYSVTMSPRVYVPLITASYIAGILHATIHTVATFSLSFCASSEIRHVFCDIPPLLAISCSDTHINQLLLFYFVGSIEIVTILIVLISYFFILLAILKMHSAEGRRKVFSTCGAHLTGVSIYHGTILFMYVRPSSSYVLEHDMIVSIFYTIVIPMLNPIIYSLRNKDVKEAMKKIFGKKSGYQ; the protein is encoded by the coding sequence ATGAACTGTAATTTTATGACTATCTTCAAGTTTACTCTAGATTTAAACATGAAGAATGTCACTGAAGTTAACGTATTTGTACTGAAGGGCTTCACAGACAATCTTGAACTACAGATCACCTTCTTCTTCCTGTTTCTAGCAATCTACATCTTAACTCTCATGGGAAATTTAGGACTGATTGTACTGGTCACTGGGTATTCCCAGCTCCACAATCCCATGTACTATTTTCTTAGTGTTTTGTCGTTCTTGGATGCCTGCTATTCTACAGTTGTCACTCCAAAAATGTTGGTCAATTTTCTGgcaaaaaataaatccatttcATTTACTGGATGTGCAACACAGATGCTTCTCCTTATTACTTTTGGAACCACAGAATGCTTTCTCTTGGCTGCAATGGCTTATGATCGCTATGTAGCCATCTACAACCCGCTCCTGTATTCAGTGACCATGTCACCCAGAGTCTATGTGCCCCTCATCACTGCTTCCTACATTGCTGGCATTCTGCATGCTACTATACATACGGTGGCTACATTTAGCCTGTCCTTCTGTGCATCCAGTGAAATTCGACATGTCTTCTGTGATATCCCTCCTCTCCTGGCTATTTCTTGTTCTGACACTCACATAAACCAGCTTCTACTCTTCTATTTTGTGGGCTCTATTGAGATAGTCACTATCCTGATTGTCCTGATCTCCTATTTTTTCATTCTGCTGGCCATTCTGAAGATGCATTCTGCGGAAGGGAGGAGAAAAGTCTTCTCCACCTGTGGGGCTCACCTAACTGGAGTGTCAATTTATCATGGGACAATCCTCTTCATGTATGTGAGACCAAGTTCCAGCTATGTTTTGGAGCATGACATGATAGTGTCGATATTTTACACCATTGTGATTCCCATGCTGAATCCCATCATCTACAGTTTGAGGAACAAAGATGTAAAAGaggcaatgaaaaaaatatttggaaaaaaatcaggATATCAATAA
- the LOC100405529 gene encoding olfactory receptor 8J2 — translation MASGNLTWVTEFILVGVSDNPELQIPLFLVFLVLYVLTVAGNLGIITLTSVDPQLQTPMYFFLRHLAIINLCNSTVIAPKMLVNFLVTKKIISYYGCATQLGGFLIFIVAEIFMLAAMAYDRYVTVCNPLLYAVVVSPKLCCLLVSLTYLQSLITALTVSSCVFSVSYCSSNIINHFYCDNVPLLALSCSDTYIPETAVFTFSGTNLFFSMTVVIISYFNIVITILRIHSAEGRQKAFSTCASHMTAVVVFYGTLLFMYLQPRTNHSLDTDKMASVFYTLVIPMLNPLIYSLRNKTVKDALKRFLENPRRSLKLM, via the coding sequence ATGGCTTCAGGAAATCTCACATGGGTGACGGAGTTTATTCTTGTGGGAGTCTCAGACAATCCAGAGCTCCAGATTCCCCTCTTTCTGGTCTTCCTGGTGCTTTATGTGCTGACCGTGGCAGGGAACCTGGGCATCATCACCCTCACCAGTGTTGACCCTCAACTTCAAACACCCATGTACTTTTTCCTCCGTCACTTGGCTATCATCAATCTTTGCAATTCTACTGTCATTGCCCCTAAAATGTTGGTTAACTTCCTGGTTACCAAGAAAATCATATCTTACTACGGATGTGCAACCCAACTGGGTGGATTCTTGATTTTCATTGTGGCTGAGATTTTCATGCTGGCTGCAATGGCCTATGACCGCTATGTGACTGTTTGCAACCCTCTGCTCTACGCGGTAGTGGTGTCTCCAAAGCTCTGTTGTCTGCTGGTGTCCCTCACATACCTTCAGAGCCTTATCACAGCACTGACCGTCTCTTCCTGTGTGTTCTCTGTGTCATACTGTTCTTCCAACATCATCAACCATTTTTACTGTGACAATGTCCCTTTGCTAGCACTGTCCTGTTCTGATACCTACATTCCAGAAACAGCAGTGTTTACCTTTTCAGGGACCAACTTGTTTTTCTCTATGACTGTTGTCATAATATCCTACTTCAACATTGTTATTACCATTTTAAGGATACATTCTGCAGAAGGACGACAGAAAGCCTTTTCCACGTGTGCTTCTCACATGACAGCTGTGGTTGTGTTCTATGGGACTCTCCTTTTCATGTATTTACAACCAAGGACTAATCACTCATTAGATACTGACAAAATGGCTTCTGTCTTCTACACCCTGGTGATACCAATGTTGAACCCCCTAATTTACAGCCTCAGGAACAAGACCGTGAAGGATGCACTAAAGAGGTTCCTAGAAAACCCACGCCGATCACTCAAACTAATGTAA